From Demequina lutea, a single genomic window includes:
- a CDS encoding carbohydrate ABC transporter permease: MTGNRHAGVSGWMVVPAVAFFFVFAILPLGVALYLSFTKWDAISNPVWVGFANWPKVLTDPGTISALVLSFKVIVITWLVQTPLSLLLGVFTAGKQKYRAVLAAIFFLPLILSSAAIAIAFKAILDPNFGLAPSTGIGFLKQDWLGNPDLVLPVVIFIIAWQFVPFHTLLYQGGVRQIPVSLYEAAKVDGATRTQQFFWITLPQLKYTIATSSTLMVVGSLTYFDVIFVLSGGVPSTGIDILPIHMYVTGFSANQMGEASVMAMILVVVGLLLAVGLTRLSGFSKMESQQEGL; the protein is encoded by the coding sequence GTGACGGGAAACCGTCACGCCGGCGTGAGCGGGTGGATGGTTGTTCCCGCCGTGGCCTTCTTTTTTGTTTTTGCCATCTTGCCACTCGGAGTCGCCCTCTACCTGAGTTTCACCAAGTGGGATGCGATCAGCAACCCGGTCTGGGTTGGGTTTGCGAACTGGCCGAAGGTCCTCACCGATCCGGGAACAATTAGCGCGCTCGTACTGAGCTTCAAGGTCATTGTCATCACGTGGCTTGTGCAGACGCCACTCAGCCTTCTCCTGGGTGTCTTTACTGCAGGTAAGCAGAAGTACCGTGCGGTGCTGGCGGCGATCTTCTTCCTGCCTCTCATCTTGTCGTCGGCGGCCATAGCCATCGCCTTCAAGGCGATCCTCGATCCGAACTTTGGGTTGGCGCCCTCAACCGGGATCGGCTTCCTTAAGCAGGACTGGCTCGGCAACCCGGACCTCGTGTTACCAGTTGTCATCTTCATCATCGCTTGGCAGTTCGTTCCGTTCCACACCCTGTTGTATCAAGGTGGAGTTCGCCAGATTCCGGTCTCTTTGTACGAGGCGGCCAAGGTGGATGGTGCGACACGCACGCAGCAGTTCTTCTGGATCACGCTTCCACAACTCAAGTACACGATCGCAACGTCTTCGACACTCATGGTGGTGGGCTCACTCACTTACTTTGACGTGATCTTCGTGCTCTCCGGAGGGGTCCCCAGCACCGGCATCGACATTCTGCCGATCCACATGTACGTCACCGGCTTCTCGGCGAATCAGATGGGCGAAGCGAGCGTCATGGCAATGATTCTCGTCGTTGTGGGGTTGCTCCTCGCAGTCGGCCTGACGCGGTTGAGTGGCTTCTCCAAGATGGAAAGCCAGCAGGAGGGTCTGTGA
- a CDS encoding GntR family transcriptional regulator, whose product MKGRLVVVGNGSVSSVRENSQESAAQHAYRYLRAGIMSGELPVNSMLSESDLAHRVGASRTPVRAALLRLQDEGWITVYPRRGALVRDMGAQEAADISGARLVLEVSGVRGLGPQGRSAFAVEFAGILAEQEEAANRGDTSAFVDLDVRLHRGFVEGARNALLVDLYDRIRDRQSLMVARSLAVSDRIGAIISEHRELVGLVAEGDVAGFEHLLSVHIRRTHEGVVREAGNADTRV is encoded by the coding sequence ATGAAGGGACGGTTGGTGGTGGTTGGAAACGGATCGGTGTCGAGTGTGCGGGAGAACTCGCAGGAGAGCGCGGCGCAACATGCCTATCGGTACCTACGGGCCGGGATCATGTCGGGAGAGTTGCCTGTCAACTCCATGCTCAGCGAGAGCGATCTGGCGCACCGCGTCGGGGCGAGTAGGACGCCGGTGCGCGCTGCGCTACTCCGTCTCCAGGACGAGGGATGGATAACGGTGTACCCGCGTCGCGGCGCTCTTGTCCGTGACATGGGGGCGCAGGAGGCGGCCGACATCTCGGGCGCCAGGCTGGTGCTGGAAGTGTCCGGTGTGCGGGGACTCGGCCCGCAGGGGAGGTCTGCGTTTGCCGTAGAGTTCGCCGGCATTCTCGCTGAGCAGGAGGAGGCTGCGAACCGGGGGGACACGTCGGCCTTCGTTGACCTCGATGTCCGTCTACACAGGGGCTTCGTCGAGGGCGCAAGGAATGCGCTCTTGGTCGACCTCTATGACCGGATCCGGGACAGACAGTCGCTCATGGTCGCGAGGAGCCTGGCGGTATCCGACCGTATCGGGGCAATCATTTCGGAGCACCGTGAGCTCGTTGGTCTTGTTGCAGAGGGTGACGTCGCAGGGTTCGAACACCTGCTCAGTGTGCATATTCGCCGAACCCACGAGGGCGTCGTGCGTGAGGCAGGGAACGCGGACACGAGAGTCTGA
- a CDS encoding beta-mannosidase, whose translation MKRTIGLSDSWRVRSIAPNATLDTAHREGDLTLQGMDGADWIETSMPREVHEILLEHGVIKDPTLLGEAEACLWVAEKDWIYTCQFALPVEDRGTAVYLHLKGLDTLVDVYLNGQHLAYHNDMYLPLRLEVTGRLRDENVLVLHFHSPHEYIKNYEFPQEWQGKIRPHRVIRKNETDFSDYLGPKPYLTPIGVYDDIVLEVIDDIELLDTKIDSVLHDGYDVADVTIGVSGIGSIPGGELSYVLIGPDNTVVSEGSGAIGQTAGTWSVTFLATVKDPALWWPRGYGKQPLYRVVVTASVGDDKKDVISKSIGLRRIEMAGPFEFTVNSKPITLWGAQPVQLEGITHRWNNEKSNRILDLVENSNMNAQRIWGACDRYDDAYYEETDRRGILVWQEFFHDYGMYPDTAEYRDLCRREAEFQVTRLRHHPSLLMWCGGNESVMGAEYDHPGAEVIGAAIFEEDYRAVCAELDPGRYYHVNSPSGGAFANDPLAGDTHSYTNTWYVPGADYPVMIAEEIRASPPSAKSMVRYFAGTDPYPPDYSGKITATDEYPWPSVWNKRASTEAWKKIPPIELFYDSTDLASHVHKFGAAHGQYFREILENNRRGRPSSDPDGRRTCMGHFVCRGNDIWPTIYGSILDYYLEPYIPYYEVARAYRPILLSFDVGNFINLWIINDTLEPVKGTVVVKLFDPRANAFVRQLQREVSVEPFESLLVTDLNEFGQFSRTYVLFAELVDAQGVIRARSNDLVDIEKHQRFPDAKLDVSVAGDVLTISTDRFARYVEISGNAAGDEFGWYYDDNFFDLLPGEVKKVRILGEHQKGQISVKSVYSSSATVVDFLRT comes from the coding sequence ATGAAGCGCACCATCGGGTTGAGTGACTCCTGGAGGGTGAGGAGCATCGCACCCAACGCGACGCTCGATACGGCTCACCGGGAGGGTGATTTGACCCTGCAGGGGATGGATGGCGCCGACTGGATCGAGACGAGCATGCCTCGCGAGGTGCACGAGATCTTGCTCGAACACGGCGTGATCAAGGACCCGACGCTGCTCGGTGAGGCGGAGGCTTGCCTTTGGGTTGCTGAGAAGGATTGGATTTACACCTGCCAGTTCGCGCTCCCGGTCGAGGATCGCGGTACGGCGGTCTACTTGCACCTCAAGGGTCTCGACACGCTCGTCGACGTTTACCTCAACGGTCAGCACCTTGCCTACCACAACGACATGTACCTGCCGCTGCGATTGGAGGTGACCGGGAGGTTGCGGGACGAGAACGTGCTCGTTTTGCACTTCCACTCGCCTCACGAGTACATCAAAAACTATGAGTTTCCACAGGAGTGGCAAGGAAAAATCAGGCCTCACAGGGTCATCAGGAAGAACGAGACCGACTTCAGCGACTACCTTGGCCCCAAGCCGTACCTGACGCCGATCGGCGTCTACGACGACATCGTCCTCGAAGTCATTGACGACATCGAATTGCTCGATACCAAGATCGACTCGGTCCTCCATGACGGCTATGACGTAGCGGATGTGACCATCGGCGTCAGCGGCATTGGATCGATCCCTGGCGGCGAGTTGAGTTACGTGCTCATAGGCCCGGACAACACCGTTGTCAGCGAAGGCTCAGGCGCGATAGGTCAGACTGCTGGCACATGGTCAGTTACCTTCCTTGCGACAGTGAAGGACCCAGCGCTCTGGTGGCCTCGAGGCTATGGGAAGCAGCCTCTCTATCGTGTGGTGGTGACGGCAAGTGTCGGCGATGACAAGAAGGATGTCATATCCAAGTCCATTGGGCTCCGACGTATAGAGATGGCGGGCCCCTTCGAGTTCACGGTCAACAGCAAGCCCATCACGCTTTGGGGTGCGCAGCCGGTTCAACTGGAAGGCATCACGCACCGATGGAACAACGAGAAGTCCAACCGGATCCTGGATCTCGTCGAGAACAGCAACATGAATGCGCAGCGGATCTGGGGCGCCTGCGATCGATATGACGATGCGTACTATGAGGAGACGGACCGCCGCGGAATTCTTGTGTGGCAGGAGTTCTTCCACGACTACGGCATGTACCCGGATACCGCCGAGTACCGCGACCTCTGCCGACGTGAGGCCGAGTTCCAGGTCACTCGTCTGCGCCACCACCCCTCGCTTCTCATGTGGTGCGGTGGCAATGAGAGCGTGATGGGTGCCGAATACGACCATCCTGGCGCCGAGGTCATCGGAGCTGCGATATTCGAGGAGGACTACCGAGCGGTCTGTGCCGAATTGGATCCTGGCCGCTACTATCATGTGAACTCACCGTCGGGCGGGGCCTTTGCCAACGATCCATTAGCCGGGGACACTCACAGCTACACAAATACCTGGTACGTGCCTGGGGCAGACTATCCGGTGATGATCGCCGAGGAAATTCGGGCATCTCCGCCGTCTGCCAAGAGCATGGTGCGCTATTTCGCAGGAACGGATCCTTACCCACCGGATTACTCGGGCAAGATCACGGCTACCGATGAGTACCCTTGGCCGAGCGTCTGGAACAAACGTGCCTCGACCGAAGCCTGGAAGAAAATTCCTCCGATCGAGCTGTTCTACGACTCGACTGATCTAGCCTCGCACGTCCATAAGTTTGGCGCGGCTCATGGTCAATACTTCAGGGAGATTCTCGAGAACAACAGGCGCGGACGGCCGAGCTCCGATCCCGATGGACGCCGCACGTGCATGGGCCACTTTGTCTGCAGAGGCAATGACATCTGGCCCACCATTTACGGAAGCATTCTTGACTACTACCTCGAGCCCTATATTCCGTACTACGAGGTCGCTCGGGCGTACCGGCCGATTCTCTTGTCTTTCGATGTCGGCAACTTCATCAACCTGTGGATCATCAACGACACCCTCGAACCGGTGAAGGGTACGGTCGTGGTGAAGCTGTTCGATCCGCGCGCGAACGCCTTCGTGCGGCAGTTGCAGCGCGAGGTGAGCGTCGAACCATTCGAGTCCTTGCTCGTCACCGACCTCAATGAGTTCGGACAGTTCTCGCGGACGTACGTGCTCTTTGCCGAACTAGTCGACGCACAGGGCGTGATTCGCGCCCGCAGCAATGACCTCGTGGACATCGAGAAGCATCAGCGCTTTCCCGACGCGAAGCTGGACGTGTCGGTCGCTGGCGACGTGCTCACGATCTCGACCGATAGGTTCGCGCGATACGTCGAGATCTCGGGCAATGCCGCTGGCGATGAGTTCGGCTGGTACTACGACGACAACTTCTTTGACTTGCTACCTGGAGAGGTCAAGAAGGTCCGGATACTCGGCGAGCACCAAAAAGGCCAGATATCGGTCAAGTCCGTCTACTCGAGCTCGGCGACCGTTGTCGACTTCTTGCGGACATGA
- a CDS encoding aldo/keto reductase → MASEEDVGTADSVVLADGVRMPLVGLGMLHVSSEEAIEPVRFALEAGYRAIDTAAVYGNEAGVGQAIRESALERDDVFVTTKVWNTDHGYDETMRAFDKSLGRLGLDYVDLYLIHWPMVSVGKIAETWRALEEIKRQGRTRSIGVSNFMVKHLEQLARDSDEVPSVNQIELHPWLQQRELEGYHAAHGIRTEAWSPLGQGKVLQNPTVMAIGARHKKSAAQVILRWHIDCGRVVIPKSVNGARIRENIDVFDFVLDSDEMAAMASLNTDRRIGSHPDSPPTVGLPFDD, encoded by the coding sequence GTGGCAAGCGAAGAAGACGTTGGAACGGCTGACAGCGTGGTGCTGGCGGATGGCGTGCGGATGCCGTTGGTCGGTTTAGGTATGCTGCATGTCTCGTCTGAGGAGGCGATTGAGCCGGTCAGGTTCGCACTGGAGGCGGGCTATCGCGCCATCGATACTGCAGCGGTGTACGGCAACGAGGCCGGTGTGGGTCAAGCGATTCGCGAGTCGGCGCTGGAGCGTGACGACGTATTCGTGACGACGAAGGTGTGGAACACGGACCATGGCTACGACGAGACCATGCGCGCGTTCGACAAGAGCCTCGGCCGGTTGGGTTTGGACTATGTCGATCTCTATCTCATCCATTGGCCGATGGTCAGCGTGGGGAAGATCGCGGAGACCTGGCGGGCGCTCGAGGAGATCAAGCGCCAGGGACGTACCCGTTCGATTGGAGTCTCCAATTTCATGGTCAAGCACCTTGAACAGTTGGCTCGCGACTCGGACGAGGTGCCAAGCGTGAACCAGATCGAATTACACCCGTGGTTGCAGCAGCGTGAACTCGAGGGGTATCACGCAGCGCACGGTATCCGTACGGAGGCGTGGAGCCCGCTGGGCCAGGGCAAGGTTCTCCAGAACCCCACCGTGATGGCGATTGGGGCGCGCCACAAGAAGTCGGCAGCGCAAGTTATTCTGCGTTGGCACATCGACTGCGGTCGCGTGGTGATTCCGAAGTCGGTCAACGGGGCGAGAATTCGCGAGAACATCGATGTCTTCGACTTTGTTCTTGACTCGGACGAGATGGCGGCCATGGCATCGCTGAACACGGATCGCCGAATAGGGTCGCACCCCGATAGTCCTCCCACCGTCGGCCTGCCCTTCGACGACTAG
- a CDS encoding dihydroxyacetone kinase family protein, with product MTRLINDHAEFAAQALAGFAASQVDRVTAVHGGIVRSTTCPDGQVAVIMGGGSGHFPAFAGWVGPGFGNGAACGNVFASPSESQIVSVARACDNAGGLIFVPINYSGDILSFGAAAETLRREGIDVRIVPVTDDIASAPASAWSTRRGIAGCFVVLKIVGAAAEQGRSLDEVEGVARAANEATRSFGVAFSGCTLPGAAAPLFVVPPGRMALGLGIHGEPGIAETDMGTADDVARLLVEGLFDERPPEPGRRVAVFVNGLGATKYDELFLVFARVRELIETSGMRVVAPVVGEQVTSFDMAGLSVSLTYLDADLEELWLAPTDTSSFALGAVARGARREFAEPADGDEPPIPEASPVSQSAALYLAHAFVSVHGAIAENEEHLGMIDAVAGDGDHGMGMMRGVTAAKLAAEQAAAHGAGVGTLLARAGAAWSEQGGGTSGALWGVGLSAAGASIGDTQALPDDAGAPDQRLRPVVEATRAFSDAILATGGAELGDKTMVDAIVPFVDMLERAIEAGSTLADAWAKAATASTEAADRTADVVSRRGRSRIHGARSLGVPDAGAVSFALIVSAVLGQEAR from the coding sequence ATGACTCGACTGATCAACGATCATGCCGAATTCGCCGCGCAAGCACTTGCCGGGTTTGCGGCGTCTCAGGTTGACCGCGTGACCGCGGTTCACGGCGGCATCGTGCGTTCGACGACGTGTCCCGACGGGCAGGTGGCGGTGATCATGGGTGGTGGTTCGGGCCATTTCCCCGCGTTCGCGGGATGGGTCGGGCCTGGCTTCGGAAACGGGGCTGCCTGCGGCAACGTTTTCGCGTCGCCGTCAGAGTCTCAGATCGTGTCGGTCGCGCGGGCTTGCGACAACGCAGGAGGGCTGATTTTCGTCCCGATCAACTACTCGGGGGACATCCTCAGCTTCGGCGCTGCGGCCGAGACACTCCGTCGCGAAGGTATCGATGTGCGGATCGTTCCCGTGACGGACGACATTGCTTCCGCCCCAGCGAGTGCATGGTCGACCCGTCGGGGTATAGCAGGCTGCTTCGTCGTTCTCAAGATCGTGGGTGCTGCCGCCGAGCAGGGTCGTTCGCTCGATGAGGTCGAGGGCGTGGCGAGAGCGGCCAACGAAGCCACGCGGTCTTTCGGGGTGGCATTCTCTGGATGCACGCTTCCCGGTGCCGCCGCGCCCCTCTTCGTCGTCCCGCCTGGACGAATGGCCCTGGGCCTTGGAATTCACGGTGAGCCCGGTATCGCTGAGACAGACATGGGAACCGCAGACGATGTCGCCCGACTTCTGGTTGAAGGCCTATTCGACGAGCGTCCCCCGGAGCCGGGACGGCGCGTTGCGGTATTCGTGAACGGTCTTGGCGCGACGAAGTACGACGAATTGTTCCTGGTCTTCGCGCGGGTGCGGGAACTCATCGAGACCAGCGGAATGCGAGTCGTCGCTCCCGTGGTGGGCGAGCAGGTAACCAGTTTCGACATGGCGGGCCTCTCGGTGTCGCTCACATACCTCGACGCCGATCTCGAAGAACTGTGGCTCGCGCCCACCGATACCTCATCATTTGCGCTTGGGGCCGTGGCGCGAGGCGCCCGGCGTGAGTTTGCCGAGCCTGCTGACGGTGACGAGCCCCCCATCCCCGAAGCCTCGCCAGTCTCGCAGTCGGCGGCTCTGTATTTGGCACACGCGTTCGTTTCGGTGCACGGCGCGATTGCGGAAAACGAAGAGCACTTGGGGATGATCGATGCGGTAGCAGGTGATGGCGATCACGGAATGGGAATGATGCGGGGAGTGACCGCCGCCAAGTTGGCTGCGGAGCAAGCCGCCGCGCACGGCGCGGGGGTGGGAACGCTCCTGGCGCGGGCGGGTGCGGCGTGGTCTGAGCAAGGGGGCGGCACGTCGGGGGCGTTGTGGGGTGTAGGTCTGAGCGCTGCGGGGGCTTCCATCGGAGATACCCAGGCTCTGCCGGACGACGCTGGCGCACCCGACCAGCGGCTCCGCCCGGTGGTGGAGGCAACGCGCGCCTTTAGTGACGCCATCCTGGCTACGGGCGGCGCAGAACTGGGCGACAAGACGATGGTCGACGCGATTGTTCCGTTCGTCGACATGCTTGAGCGAGCCATCGAGGCGGGGAGCACTCTCGCCGATGCGTGGGCGAAGGCAGCGACTGCGTCTACTGAGGCAGCAGACCGGACGGCGGATGTCGTATCGCGGCGGGGTCGCTCGCGAATCCATGGCGCGCGATCGCTTGGTGTGCCTGATGCCGGGGCTGTTTCGTTCGCCCTGATCGTCTCAGCAGTTCTCGGCCAAGAGGCGAGATGA
- a CDS encoding DUF4190 domain-containing protein codes for MSQTQPEPPADSPFPASAGFGRAQRASPPPPWETLPPASAQPSLGNRPTYAQSGNAQPILPPPPSPSLYGQRGWSVELAPFLERFVNVPPPVYNQPPMQVSPLGGTVVPLPIQQVSTSDSRNFLGWLSLIAPFVGFSAIGVVCGHLALKAVKRGEASNSGIALAGTIISWVFTGFVTLAVLGFVAIIAFAPRQDPAQDAVMKSNLKALQMAAAREIDDGQTPTLTLANHMYYVGNSIVAADSTVTDARLYTRGNDSFCIEIDYGDSLVRSIDDGGSFGYGC; via the coding sequence ATGAGCCAAACGCAGCCAGAGCCGCCAGCAGACTCCCCCTTTCCGGCATCGGCCGGGTTCGGCCGCGCCCAACGCGCGTCGCCGCCGCCGCCCTGGGAGACGCTGCCTCCCGCATCGGCGCAGCCAAGCCTCGGGAACCGTCCCACGTATGCCCAATCCGGCAACGCGCAGCCTATTTTGCCGCCGCCGCCCTCGCCGTCTCTGTACGGCCAGAGGGGCTGGTCTGTCGAACTGGCTCCGTTCCTCGAGCGGTTTGTGAACGTTCCGCCTCCTGTGTACAACCAGCCGCCGATGCAGGTCTCGCCGCTCGGCGGCACAGTGGTTCCGCTTCCAATTCAGCAAGTCAGCACGTCCGATTCGCGGAACTTTCTGGGGTGGCTGTCACTCATTGCGCCGTTCGTCGGATTCTCCGCCATAGGCGTCGTGTGTGGTCATCTCGCCCTCAAGGCGGTCAAGAGGGGCGAGGCAAGCAACAGCGGGATTGCGCTTGCCGGGACGATCATCTCGTGGGTGTTCACGGGCTTTGTCACCCTGGCGGTGCTGGGCTTCGTTGCGATCATTGCCTTCGCTCCCCGGCAGGACCCGGCGCAGGATGCCGTGATGAAGTCAAACCTCAAGGCGCTCCAGATGGCGGCCGCTCGTGAGATCGACGACGGGCAGACTCCCACCCTCACCTTGGCCAACCACATGTACTACGTGGGAAACTCGATCGTTGCGGCTGACTCCACCGTGACGGATGCGCGCCTGTACACACGAGGCAACGACTCCTTCTGCATCGAGATCGACTACGGCGACTCCCTTGTGAGATCCATCGACGACGGCGGCTCCTTCGGTTACGGCTGCTAA
- a CDS encoding carbohydrate ABC transporter permease, whose translation MMKDPRRARRRKKGSERPNVLAGLGGFVWLAIIIVPIYYIVITSVRPEAGFFSSNQLVPPVNATLSQYGLVLQSNFFLYLANSVIVTVATVVVTVFISTMAGFAIVRSKTRFVRASFTLFLLGLAIPIQATIVPLFYMISKTGLYDSLLALIMPSIGFAIPITVLILTNFIRDIPISLFESMRLDGATNWRMLFSLVIPLARPAIVTVALYDALHVWNGFLFPLILTQSPDKRVLPLSLWTFQNEFNVNIPATLAAVVLSTLPIFVLYVFGRRQLIAGLTAGFTK comes from the coding sequence ATGATGAAGGACCCACGGCGTGCGCGCCGACGTAAGAAGGGCTCGGAACGACCGAACGTTCTTGCCGGCCTCGGCGGATTCGTGTGGCTCGCGATCATCATCGTGCCCATCTACTACATTGTCATCACGAGCGTCCGGCCGGAAGCGGGATTCTTCTCGAGCAATCAGCTGGTGCCACCGGTCAATGCGACTCTCTCGCAATATGGACTGGTTCTGCAAAGTAACTTCTTTCTCTACCTGGCCAACAGCGTTATTGTCACGGTTGCCACCGTCGTCGTGACGGTCTTCATCTCGACGATGGCCGGATTCGCCATCGTTCGTTCTAAGACGAGGTTCGTGCGTGCGTCATTCACGCTCTTTCTCCTAGGGTTGGCGATACCTATTCAAGCGACGATCGTTCCCCTCTTTTACATGATCAGCAAGACGGGGCTCTACGATAGTCTCCTTGCTCTGATCATGCCTTCAATCGGATTTGCCATCCCCATTACCGTCCTCATTCTGACGAACTTTATCCGCGATATCCCGATATCGCTCTTTGAGTCCATGCGACTCGATGGCGCGACCAACTGGCGGATGCTGTTTTCGCTCGTCATTCCGCTCGCAAGGCCCGCGATTGTCACCGTCGCGCTCTACGACGCACTCCATGTGTGGAACGGGTTCCTCTTCCCTCTCATCTTGACGCAGAGTCCGGACAAGAGAGTGCTGCCGTTATCGCTATGGACTTTCCAAAACGAATTCAACGTGAACATTCCGGCCACTCTCGCCGCGGTTGTGCTTTCAACGCTTCCGATCTTTGTGCTTTATGTATTCGGACGCAGGCAGCTCATTGCGGGTCTGACCGCAGGATTCACCAAGTGA
- a CDS encoding extracellular solute-binding protein, whose protein sequence is MSLLNKPFKESSVKGRALRRAAIAGGISAVLLATAACSSTTSPAASSASTASATTGTAEATIWGRTGSMQTILDPSLVDWNKANPNEKVVSTYFANDAYKTKIRTAIGAGSAPTIIFNWTGSTLNSYIGAGKVVDLTSAASGLADKYVPSVWSQGVVDGKVYAVPMDAISPIILYFNQDVLDKAGVSAPKTWDDVLAAVPVLKAAGVAPFSVAGGSKWPLMLWEEYLVDRVAGPEAFAAIMAGKPDAWSNPGIIKANTMIQQLVDAGGFVDGFSSVTSDSAADVALLYTGKAAMLLQGAWVYNTLRTQAPDFVKSGLGFTTFPTVSGGAGDPTDLVGMPSGGFYSVSADATPEEQKTAIDYVTKGVFDDAYTKRMIEAGLVPPLQGLENTIATSGSAHAKAVYAMTTKSANFQLQWDQALPAAQATALLSNLADLFNKQITPQEFSDNMNKTIGQ, encoded by the coding sequence ATGTCGCTTCTCAATAAGCCATTCAAAGAGTCGAGTGTCAAGGGTCGCGCCCTCCGACGCGCGGCCATTGCGGGAGGCATCTCAGCAGTGCTCCTCGCCACGGCTGCGTGTTCGAGCACTACCAGCCCGGCCGCGTCCAGTGCGTCGACAGCAAGTGCCACCACTGGGACCGCAGAAGCCACCATCTGGGGAAGGACGGGTTCGATGCAGACGATCCTCGACCCTTCTCTTGTGGACTGGAACAAGGCGAACCCTAACGAAAAGGTAGTCTCCACCTACTTTGCCAACGATGCGTACAAGACCAAGATCCGTACTGCAATCGGCGCGGGATCGGCGCCAACGATCATCTTCAACTGGACTGGCAGCACGCTCAATTCGTACATCGGCGCGGGCAAAGTGGTTGACCTGACGAGTGCCGCATCCGGCCTCGCGGACAAGTACGTGCCCTCGGTCTGGAGTCAGGGCGTTGTCGACGGCAAGGTCTACGCCGTCCCGATGGACGCGATTAGCCCGATCATTCTGTACTTCAACCAGGATGTTCTCGACAAGGCGGGCGTTTCTGCTCCGAAGACCTGGGACGACGTTCTCGCCGCCGTTCCAGTGCTGAAGGCTGCCGGCGTTGCCCCGTTCTCGGTCGCTGGTGGCAGCAAGTGGCCCCTGATGCTCTGGGAGGAGTACCTTGTCGACCGTGTAGCCGGTCCCGAAGCGTTCGCCGCGATCATGGCGGGCAAGCCCGATGCCTGGTCGAATCCGGGCATCATCAAGGCGAACACCATGATTCAGCAGCTTGTCGATGCAGGTGGCTTTGTTGATGGATTCTCGTCTGTCACCTCTGACAGTGCTGCGGACGTCGCGCTTCTCTACACCGGCAAGGCGGCGATGCTGCTCCAGGGTGCGTGGGTTTACAACACGTTGAGGACGCAGGCTCCTGACTTCGTGAAGAGCGGTCTCGGCTTCACGACGTTCCCGACGGTAAGCGGTGGAGCGGGCGATCCGACGGACCTCGTCGGAATGCCTTCTGGAGGTTTCTACTCGGTGTCCGCTGACGCGACGCCGGAGGAGCAGAAGACGGCGATCGACTACGTCACGAAGGGCGTATTCGACGACGCTTACACCAAGCGCATGATCGAGGCGGGATTGGTCCCGCCGCTCCAGGGCCTCGAAAACACGATTGCAACATCCGGTTCAGCGCACGCCAAGGCGGTATACGCCATGACGACGAAATCGGCCAACTTCCAGTTGCAGTGGGACCAGGCTCTCCCGGCGGCGCAGGCGACAGCCCTTCTGTCCAACCTCGCCGATCTGTTCAACAAGCAGATCACGCCGCAAGAGTTCTCCGACAACATGAACAAGACGATCGGCCAGTAA
- a CDS encoding transcriptional regulator — protein sequence MGILTVTHQARRADFTYLRDALGLTAGNLSQHLTVLEDAGLITVEKGYEGKRARTWVQLTRDGKQALRDEIATLKSLIGTIDGA from the coding sequence CTGGGAATTCTCACGGTCACCCACCAGGCGCGCCGCGCGGACTTCACGTACCTTCGGGACGCACTCGGCCTCACGGCGGGCAATCTGAGCCAGCACCTCACGGTGTTGGAGGATGCCGGCCTGATTACGGTCGAGAAGGGTTACGAGGGCAAGCGAGCGCGCACGTGGGTTCAGCTCACACGAGACGGCAAGCAGGCGCTGCGTGACGAGATCGCCACGTTGAAGTCGCTCATCGGGACCATCGACGGCGCTTGA